One genomic segment of Sminthopsis crassicaudata isolate SCR6 chromosome 2, ASM4859323v1, whole genome shotgun sequence includes these proteins:
- the LINS1 gene encoding protein Lines homolog 1 isoform X1, translating into METSYQILEQLYKKMLLGAPLENDTQEYAFYLSLPFSIQDLSTSNFLRWPCDHPGNQAGSVNIGATPIPVELINLKMNFQVSNPRDIMLLQLTVIKMMISKILSKKMEFTIKEKYSAIIEILLKSYELESKLISTFHGSDKLLSHMAAKCLASLLYLQLREKDIVNKTWTHFCLKSFSDYPESNTISYCLWTLTAVIKEILKATCLQKAGLLKQFLASFDFHFEVFYCSVFSQNFENNHDTKIPNPKITNFLICFLELLEILIASRIHLKLYLTCQRVFYLKIFCALDIISWPIHSLVKKKFIILIKRCLLHKVGEDVLNTSLPTLIEQDPYLDMDMLALSNAFLQAVNLGWLKQLSVSGKPSHFGGSEVQTENESLLVPDLIILRASSLVLLKSLEIKVHNCMSASEVRAELQKFMSELLAFLKHHLHSSLKLHHHCEWLSKIFIEQDDDMLEAAKASLSIYIKLTRAWNEAAKDMTQEKETWDHQTHENGFNPHCIFLFLLKNIGFDATVLLDFLISSETCFLEYFVRYLKLLQGEKNNFSNVCKLFDAAEVRDGMHISKIVTSHVEERYSNQATHQHPFCGTNYYSLLPLASDPTTSGTNIKQKDNQIMKLKQPNLLMCFDNTSSPRTSQSLVDYSGSSEDSEEESVKEEDLSTIKQTPLKYQVNTKIREIVSVTGEKNQNYLEYTATLLDPKEASTLSSVSCEATLNNIASETIIFCKTFKCLKELEKAISRLHKRQLFPYNPSALLKLLKHIDTINKNMNVL; encoded by the exons ATGGAAACCTCCTACCAAATTTTAGAACAGTTATATAAGAAGATGCTTCTTGGAGCTCCACTTGAAAATGACACCCAAGAATATGCATTTTATCTCAGTCTACCATTTTCAATCCAAGATTTATCCACATCAAATTTCTTGAGGTGGCCATGTGATCATCCTGGAAACCAAGCTGGTTCTGTCAACATTGGTGCCACTCCCATTCCTGTagaattaataaatttgaaaatgaattttcaagTTAGTAATCCCAGAGATATAATGCTGCTTCAATTAACAGTCATCAAGATGATGATAAGCAAAATACTAtctaaaaaaatggaattcactaTAAAAGAGAAGTATAGTGCTATAATTGAAATTCTTTTAAAGTCATATGAACTGGAATCTAAATTA ATCAGCACATTCCATGGATCTGATAAATTACTGTCTCATATGGCTGCAAAATGTCTTGCCTCACTGTTATATTTACAACTAAGAGAAAAG gatatagtaaataaaacatggacacatttttgtttaaaaagtttttccgaCTACCCTGAAAGTAATACAATCTCTTATTGTCTCTGGACTCTTACAGctgtaataaaagaaatattgaagGCTACATGTTTACAGAAAGCAG gatTATTGAAGCAGTTTTTGGcatcttttgattttcattttgaagTCTTTTACTGTTCAGTTTTTTCTCAGAATTTTGAAAACAACCACGATACCAAGATACCAAATCCTAAAATCACAAattttttgatttgctttttggAATTGCTTGAAATTCTTATAGCCTCCAGAATTCACTTGAAATTATATCTCACTTGCCAGAgggttttttatttgaaaatattttgtgctTTGGACATTATTAGCTGGCCTATTCACTCTTTAGTCAAAAAGAAGTTTATCATCCTTATTAAAAGATGTCTGCTGCATAAAGTGGGTGAAGATGTCCTAAATACTTCACTTCCCACTTTAATTGAACAGGATCCTTATTTAGATATGGACATGTTAGCTTTGAGTAATGCTTTTCTGCAGGCTGTGAATTTGGGGTGGTTGAAACAATTATCTGTTAGTGGAAAACCCAGCCACTTTGGAGGCAGTGAAGTTCAAACTGAAAACGAAAGTCTTCTTGTCCCTGATCTCATTATCCTCAGAGCATCAAGTTTAGTTTTACTGAAATCCTTAGAAATCAAGGTGCATAATTGTATGTCTGCAAGTGAAGTAAGAG ctgaaTTACAGAAATTCATGTCTGAGTTACTGGCATTCTTAAAACATCACCTTCATTCCTCCCTGAAATTGCATCATCACTGTGAATGGCTTTCTAAAATCTTCATAGAACAAGACGATGACATGCTGGAGGCTGCAAAAGcatcattaagcatttatataaagcttACTAG AGCGTGGAATGAAGCTGCTAAGGACATGAcccaagaaaaagaaacttgGGACCATCAGACACATGAAAATGGCTTTAATCCTCattgtattttcttatttctcttaaaaaatatCGGATTTGATGCAACAGTTCTCCTTGACTTTTTGATTTCTTCAGAAACCTGCTTTCTTGAATACTTTGTTAGGTATTTAAAACTACTCCAAGGAGAGAAGaacaatttttcaaatgtttgtaAGTTATTCGATGCAGCAGAAGTAAGAGATGGTATGCATATTTCTAAAATTGTCACTTCACATGTTGAAGAAAGATACAGCAACCAAGCTACTCATCAGCATCCTTTTTGTGGTACAAACTACTATTCTTTATTACCCTTGGCTTCTGACCCTACTACTTCTGGAACAAATATTAAACAGAAAGACAACCAGATTATGAAGTTGAAGCAACCCAACTTATTGATGTGCTTTGATAATACATCTTCACCAAGAACGTCTCAAAGCCTGGTTGATTATTCAGGCAGCTCAGAAGATTCTGAAGAGGAATCAGTAAAAGAAGAAGATTTATCAACTATTAAACAGACTCCTTTAAAATATCAAGTCAATACAAAGATAAGGGAAATTGTCAGTGTGACTGGAGAAAAGAACCAGAATTACCTAGAATATACTGCCACACTTCTAGATCCAAAAGAGGCTTCTACTTTGTCATCTGTTAGTTGTGAAGCTACCCTAAATAATATTGCCTCTGAAActataatattttgtaaaacgTTTAAATGCTTGAAAGAACTAGAAAAGGCAATTTCCCGTTTGCACAAGAGACAACTCTTTCCATATAATCCCTCTGCATTATTGAAATTGCTAAAACACAttgatacaataaataaaaatatgaacgTGTTATAA
- the LINS1 gene encoding protein Lines homolog 1 isoform X2: protein MSCLTVIFTTKRKGLLKQFLASFDFHFEVFYCSVFSQNFENNHDTKIPNPKITNFLICFLELLEILIASRIHLKLYLTCQRVFYLKIFCALDIISWPIHSLVKKKFIILIKRCLLHKVGEDVLNTSLPTLIEQDPYLDMDMLALSNAFLQAVNLGWLKQLSVSGKPSHFGGSEVQTENESLLVPDLIILRASSLVLLKSLEIKVHNCMSASEVRAELQKFMSELLAFLKHHLHSSLKLHHHCEWLSKIFIEQDDDMLEAAKASLSIYIKLTRAWNEAAKDMTQEKETWDHQTHENGFNPHCIFLFLLKNIGFDATVLLDFLISSETCFLEYFVRYLKLLQGEKNNFSNVCKLFDAAEVRDGMHISKIVTSHVEERYSNQATHQHPFCGTNYYSLLPLASDPTTSGTNIKQKDNQIMKLKQPNLLMCFDNTSSPRTSQSLVDYSGSSEDSEEESVKEEDLSTIKQTPLKYQVNTKIREIVSVTGEKNQNYLEYTATLLDPKEASTLSSVSCEATLNNIASETIIFCKTFKCLKELEKAISRLHKRQLFPYNPSALLKLLKHIDTINKNMNVL from the exons ATGTCTTGCCTCACTGTTATATTTACAACTAAGAGAAAAG gatTATTGAAGCAGTTTTTGGcatcttttgattttcattttgaagTCTTTTACTGTTCAGTTTTTTCTCAGAATTTTGAAAACAACCACGATACCAAGATACCAAATCCTAAAATCACAAattttttgatttgctttttggAATTGCTTGAAATTCTTATAGCCTCCAGAATTCACTTGAAATTATATCTCACTTGCCAGAgggttttttatttgaaaatattttgtgctTTGGACATTATTAGCTGGCCTATTCACTCTTTAGTCAAAAAGAAGTTTATCATCCTTATTAAAAGATGTCTGCTGCATAAAGTGGGTGAAGATGTCCTAAATACTTCACTTCCCACTTTAATTGAACAGGATCCTTATTTAGATATGGACATGTTAGCTTTGAGTAATGCTTTTCTGCAGGCTGTGAATTTGGGGTGGTTGAAACAATTATCTGTTAGTGGAAAACCCAGCCACTTTGGAGGCAGTGAAGTTCAAACTGAAAACGAAAGTCTTCTTGTCCCTGATCTCATTATCCTCAGAGCATCAAGTTTAGTTTTACTGAAATCCTTAGAAATCAAGGTGCATAATTGTATGTCTGCAAGTGAAGTAAGAG ctgaaTTACAGAAATTCATGTCTGAGTTACTGGCATTCTTAAAACATCACCTTCATTCCTCCCTGAAATTGCATCATCACTGTGAATGGCTTTCTAAAATCTTCATAGAACAAGACGATGACATGCTGGAGGCTGCAAAAGcatcattaagcatttatataaagcttACTAG AGCGTGGAATGAAGCTGCTAAGGACATGAcccaagaaaaagaaacttgGGACCATCAGACACATGAAAATGGCTTTAATCCTCattgtattttcttatttctcttaaaaaatatCGGATTTGATGCAACAGTTCTCCTTGACTTTTTGATTTCTTCAGAAACCTGCTTTCTTGAATACTTTGTTAGGTATTTAAAACTACTCCAAGGAGAGAAGaacaatttttcaaatgtttgtaAGTTATTCGATGCAGCAGAAGTAAGAGATGGTATGCATATTTCTAAAATTGTCACTTCACATGTTGAAGAAAGATACAGCAACCAAGCTACTCATCAGCATCCTTTTTGTGGTACAAACTACTATTCTTTATTACCCTTGGCTTCTGACCCTACTACTTCTGGAACAAATATTAAACAGAAAGACAACCAGATTATGAAGTTGAAGCAACCCAACTTATTGATGTGCTTTGATAATACATCTTCACCAAGAACGTCTCAAAGCCTGGTTGATTATTCAGGCAGCTCAGAAGATTCTGAAGAGGAATCAGTAAAAGAAGAAGATTTATCAACTATTAAACAGACTCCTTTAAAATATCAAGTCAATACAAAGATAAGGGAAATTGTCAGTGTGACTGGAGAAAAGAACCAGAATTACCTAGAATATACTGCCACACTTCTAGATCCAAAAGAGGCTTCTACTTTGTCATCTGTTAGTTGTGAAGCTACCCTAAATAATATTGCCTCTGAAActataatattttgtaaaacgTTTAAATGCTTGAAAGAACTAGAAAAGGCAATTTCCCGTTTGCACAAGAGACAACTCTTTCCATATAATCCCTCTGCATTATTGAAATTGCTAAAACACAttgatacaataaataaaaatatgaacgTGTTATAA